GGGAGCAGATGCGCAACAAGAGAGCCGTGTTCTTATGCTTTCAGACCAAGCGCGTTCAGATGCCAATCCAATTCTTTTGATTGATGAAAATGACGTTACTGCAGGTCATGCAGCTTCTATCGGTCAGGTAGATCCAGAAGACATGTACTACCTCATGAGCCGTGGTCTGGATAAGGCAACTGCAGAACGCTTGGTTGTTCGTGGTTTCCTTGGATCTGTTATTGTTGAGATACCAGTCAAAGAAGTTCGTGATGAAATGATTGCAACTATCGAAGAAAAATTGTCAAAACGCTAAGGGGTAGCCTATGTTAGATGTAGAAGTGATTCGCAAGGATTTTCCAATTTTAGACCAGATTGTTAATGATGAACCATTAGTCTATTTGGACAATGCTGCGACGACACAAAAACCACTGGCAGTTCTGGAGACGATTAACCGCTACTATGAGAACGACAATGCCAATGTTCATCGTGGGGTCCATACCTTGGCTGAGCGAGCAACAGCTTCTTATGAGGCGGCTCGTGAAACCATTCGTAAGTTTATCAATGCAAGGTCTACAAAGGAAGTTCTCTTTACTAGAGGAACGACAACCAGTCTGAACTGGGTAGCGCGCTTTGCAGAGGAAGCCTTGACTGAGGGAGACCAGGTTTTGATTTCTGTCATGGAACACCATTCCAACATCATTCCTTGGCAGGAAGCCTGCCGTAAAACTGGGGCAGAACTTGTTTATGTCTATCTCAATAATGGAGCTCTGGATATGGATGATTTTCGAACTAAATTGACTGATAAAGTCAAGTTTGTCTCCCTTGCTCACGCCTCAAATGTTCTTGGTGTAGTCAATCCGATCAAAGAAATCACCCAATTAGCCCATCAAGTTGGAGCCATCATGGTGGTGGATGGTGCTCAATCTACGCCTCATATGAAGATTGATGTCCGGGACTTGGATGTGGACTTCTTTGCCTTTTCAGGTCACAAGATGGCTGGTCCAACTGGTATTGGTGTTCTTTATGGTAAAGAAAAGTATCTGGAACAAATGTCACCAGTAGAATTTGGTGGTGAGATGATTGATTTTGTCTATGAGCAATCTGCTAGTTGGAAGGAATTGCCTTGGAAATTTGAGGCTGGAACACCAAATATGGCAGGTGCTATCGGACTGGCAGCAGCAGTGGATTATCTTGAAAAGATTGGTATGGATGCGATTGAAGCCCATGAACAGGAACTGATTGCATACGTCTATCCAAAACTGCAGGCGATTGAAGGATTGACTATTTACGGTTCGCAGGACTTGGCTCATCGTTCAGGTGTTATTGCCTTTAACCTAGGTGACCTTCATCCTCACGACCTTGCGACTGCTCTGGATTATGAAGGAGTGGCAGTTCGTGCGGGTCACCATTGTGCGCAACCTTTGCTCCAGTATTTGGATGTCCCAGCAACAGCTCGCGCAAGTTTTTATATTTACAATACCAAGGCAGATTGCGACAAGCTAGTCGATGCCTTACAAAAGACAAAGGAGTTTTTCAATGGCACTTTCTAAACTAGATAGCCTTTATATGGCAGTGGTAGCAGACCATTCGAAAAATCCACATCACCAAGGGAAGTTGGAAGATGCTGAGCAAATCAGTCTCAACAATCCGACCTGTGGAGATGTCATCAACCTCTCAGTCAAGTTTGATGCAGAGGGCCGTTTGGAAGATATTGCTTTTCTAAACTCAGGTTGTACCATCTCGACTGCCTCTGCAAGCATGATGACAGATGCAGTTTTAGGAAAAACCAAACAAGAAATTTTAGAGCTTGCGACTATTTTTTCTGAAATGGTTCAAGGCCAAAAAGATGACAGACAAGATAGTCTTGGAGACGCAGCCTTCTTATCAGGTGTTGCCAAATTTCCTCAACGTATCAAGTGTGCAACCCTAGCTTGGAACGCCCTGAAGAAAACAATTGAAAATCAAGAAAATCAGTAAGACAAGTTTCTTTTGTCTTATGAATCAGTAGAAATGAAGAATGAAAGAAAGGATATTATGGCTGAAGAAAGAGTAGAACCAAAACCAATTGACCTTGGTGAATATAAATTTGGTTTCCATGATGATGTAGAGCCTGTCCTATCGACAGGAAAAGGATTGAATGAAGATGTCATTCGTGAACTATCAGCTGCTAAGGGAGAACCTGAGTGGATGCTAGAATTCCGTTTGAAGTCTTATGAAACCTTCAAGAAAATGCCCATGCAAACTTGGGGAGCAGACTTGTCAGAGATTGATTTTGATGACTTGATCTACTACCAAAAACCATCTGACAAACCAGCTCGTTCATGGGATGAAGTTCCTGAAAAAATCAAAGAAACCTTTGAACGTATCGGTATTCCAGAAGCTGAACGTGCTTATCTAGCAGGTGCCTCTGCCCAGTATGAGTCAGAAGTGGTTTACCATAACATGAAGGAAGAGTTCCAGAAATTGGGGATTATCTTTACAGATACGGATTCTGCCCTCAAGGAATACCCAGACTTGTTTAAGCAATACTTTGCCAAGTTGGTACCACCGACTGATAACAAGTTGGCAGCTCTTAACTCGGCAGTGTGGTCAGGTGGAACCTTTATCTACGTACCAAAAGGGGTCAAGGTAGATATTCCTCTTCAAACTTACTTCCGTATCAACAACGAAAATACTGGTCAGTTTGAACGTACCTTGATTATCGTTGATGAAGGAGCAAGTGTCCATTATGTAGAAGGATGTACAGCGCCAACTTATTCAAGTAACAGCTTGCATGCTGCCATTGTAGAAATCTTTGCCTTGGATGGAGCTTATATGCGTTATACGACTATCCAAAACTGGTCTGATAACGTCTATAACTTGGTAACGAAACGTGCTAAAGCTCAAAAGGATGCCACTGTTGAGTGGATTGATGGAAACTTGGGTGCAAAAACAACCATGAAATACCCATCTGTTTACCTTGATGGAGAAGGGGCGCGTGGTACCATGCTCTCTATCGCTTTTGCCAATGCAGGGCAACACCAAGATACGGGTGCTAAGATGATCCACAATGCTCCACATACCAGCTCGTCTATTGTGTCTAAATCCATCGCTAAAGGCGGAGGAAAGGTTGACTACCGTGGACAGGTAACCTTTAACAAAAACTCTAAGAAGTCTGTTTCTCACATCGAGTGTGATACCATTATCATGGATGACTTATCAGCATCAGATACTATTCCGTTTAATGAAATTCACAACTCACAAGTCGCTTTGGAACACGAAGCTAAGGTATCTAAGATTTCAGAAGAGCAACTCTATTACCTCATGAGCCGTGGATTGTCAGAATCTGAAGCAACTGAGATGATTGTTATGGGATTTGTAGAACCATTTACAAAAGAGCTTCCAATGGAATATGCTGTTGAGCTGAACCGCTTGATCAGCTATGAAATGGAAGGATCAGTTGGGTAAAATTTGTTTTTATACTCTTCGAAAATCTCTTCAAACCACGTCAGCTTTATCTACAACCTCAAAGCGGTGCTTTGAGCAACCTGCGGCTAGCTTCCTAGTTTGTTCTTTGATTTTTATTGAGTATTAAATTTACTCAAAATCAAGGATTTTGAAGATGAACTTGTAATAAAAAAATCGCGGTTTAAAATCGCGATTTTTTTATAATTTTTCGTTGATGAAGCGGATAAACTGATTCCACCAAACTTTTAAGAAGAAGGCTTTTTCAACTTTCTTTTCTGCTACCATTTCAAAACTAGGACGCTCTGTGGTAATGTAACCTTGACCAATCAAGTCTGAGTCTTCATAAGTCAAATGTCCAACCACTGTTCCGGCTTCAAGTGGTGCTGGAATTGCCTTAGAATCAGGTGTGAATTGAATAGATTGGGAAGCTTGACTCCCAACACGTTCAATTAGAGTGATATCATCTTTGGCAACAGCAGTGACAGTATCTTCTTTTCCATCTTGTACAGGGGCTTTGCTATCTTGATAAGCATCACCTTTCTGAACGATTTTACGAAGTGTGAATGTAGAAGAGATATAATCCATTAGTGAAGATGTAGCTGTGAAGCGAGCGTAAGGATTATTGTCTTGATGATCTGCATTCAAAACAACTGTGATAACCCTCATCCCTTTTTCGACAGTAGTACCAACAAAAGATTCTCCAGCTTTGTCTGTTATTCCTGTCTTAAGGCCATCAAAACCACCGCGATAAGCAGGCATGCCTTCTAACATGTAGTTGGTAGAAGTGATTGTCATCCCAGCAAAAGTAGATGAAGGTTTTTTAGTGATTTCTAAGACTTGTGGGTATTTTTTGATGAGGTTGCGAGCAACGATAGCGACATCATAAGCACTGAGCTTATTTTCATCATCTTTTTTAGAGCCCGGGTAAATGTTATCCCCTAGAGTCTCATTGTTAAGACCTGTTGTATTAACAACAGTGGCATCCTGAATTCCCCATTCCAAGAGTTTTGCCCGCATCATATCGACGAAATCTTTTTCTGAGCCAGCAATTTTCTCAGCTAGGGCGATAGCTGCACTGTTGGCACTAGATACCAGTGTTGCTTCAAGTAGCTGTTCAACGGTATAATTACGAGCCTCCATAGGAACGTTACTCGCTTCAGAATTTGTCGTTAATTTGTATGGATAATCAGAGATATCTACCGGAGTGGATAGTGTAATACTGCCGTTTTCCAAGGCTTCATAGACAAGATAGACCGTAATCAATTTTGTGATTGAAGCGATTTCAACTGGTTGGGTTGCATCTTTCTCATAGAGAATTTTACCAGTATTCGCCTCAACGGCAATTGCATGTTTAGCAGCAATATTAAAATCTTGAGCAGCAACAGTAGATGCTGAGCCAATAACGGAAAGGCTTAGGAGAGTTAAAATTATTTTTTTCATAGTAAGTTTATTCTATCATAAAGAAAAAAATATTCCCAGTTTCATGATATAAGAAAGAAGCTTTTTTGAAAGTGTGGTAAAATAGATGAATGGAGGTACTTCATGTTTCGTAAGAATAAATTATTTTTTTGGACCAGTGAGATTTTACTATTAACCATCATCTTCTATTTATGGAGACAGATGGGAGCGATTATTACACCTTTTGTAAGCGTTGCAAACACTATCATGATTCCCTTTCTTTTAGGTGGTTTTTTATATTATTTGACAAATCCTATTGTAAATTTTTTACAAAAGTATTTCAAAATTAATCGTATCATTGGTATTCTACTAACCTTGTGTGCTTTTGTCTGGGGGCTAGTTATTGGGGTAGTCTATCTCTTACCGATTTTGATTAATCAGTTGACCAGTTTGATAGCAACAAGTCAGACAATTTATAGCCGTTTGCAAGATTTGATTGTGGATTTATCTACTTATCCAGCCTTTCAAAATTTAGATATTCAAGCGACTATTCAACAGTTAAATCTATCCTATGTAGATATTTTACAAAATATCCTAAATAGCGTTACCAATAGTGTCGGAAGTGTTCTATCAGCTCTCTTTAGTACCGTTTTGATTATTATTATGACCCCTGTGTTTTTGGTTTATTTTTTGTTAGATGGTAACAAATTTTTGCCGATGCTTGAGCGCACTGTTTTAAAGAGAGATAAGTTGCATATTGCAGGTCTTTTAAAGAATTTGAATACTACAATTGCTCGATATATTAGTGGAGTTGCTATTGATGCGATTATTATTGGTTGTTTGGCCTTTATCGGATATAGCGTAATCGGTTTGAAATACGCTTTGGTCTTCGCTATCTTTTCAGGATTAGCCAATCTCATTCCTTATGTAGGCCCAAGTATTGGTCTAGTTCCGATGATTATCGCCAATGTCTTTACTGATCCCCATAGAATGCTGATTGCAGTTATTTATATGCTGATTATTCAACAAGTGGATGGAAATATTCTCTACCCTCGTATCGTAGGTGGTGTGATGAAAGTCCATCCAATTACGATTTTAGTATTACTTTTGTTATCAAGTAATATCTATGGTGTCATTGGTATGATTGTCGCAGTACCAACCTATTCTATCTTAAAAGAAATTTCTAAGTTTTTATCACGTTTGTATGAAAATCATAAAATAATGAAAGAAAGAGAAAGACAATTAGCTAAGTAAAAGTCAGGAAATTCCTGCTTTTTCTTTTTCATTAAAGAAGTGATAGGAGTAGAAATGCTGTTTAGATTAGCAGATTAAGAATAATTCACAAAAACTTTGTAAAACACTTGCAATTTAGCTGAAATTTGATAAAATAGTAAGGAAAGTTAGACTGTATTGCCTACTGTCTATCTATAAAATATATTTTATTGGAGGCTTTTACTCAAATGGCAAAAGAAAAATACGATCGTAGTAAACCACACGTTAACATTGGTACTATCGGACACGTTGACCACGGTAAAACTACTTTGACAGCAGCTATCACAACTGTTTTGGCACGTCGCTTGCCTTCAGCTGTTAACCAACCTAAAGACTATGCGTCTATCGATGCTGCTCCAGAAGAACGCGAACGTGGTATCACAATCAACACTGCGCACGTTGAGTACGAAACTGAAAAACGTCACTACGCTCACATCGACGCTCCAGGACACGCGGACTACGTTAAAAACATGATCACTGGTGCCGCTCAAATGGACGGAGCTATCCTTGTAGTAGCTTCAACTGACGGACCAATGCCACAAACTCGTGAGCACATCCTTCTTTCACGTCAGGTTGGTGTTAAACACCTTATCGTCTTCATGAACAAAGTTGACTTGGTTGACGACGAAGAATTGCTTGAATTGGTTGAAATGGAAATCCGTGACCTATTGTCAGAATACGACTTCCCAGGTGATGATCTTCCAGTTATCCAAGGTTCAGCTCTTAAAGCCCTTGAAGGTGACACTAAATACGAAGACATCGTTATGGAATTGATGAACACAGTTGATGAGTACATCCCAGAACCAGAACGTGACACTGACAAACCATTGCTTCTTCCAGTCGAAGACGTATTCTCAATCACTGGACGTGGTACAGTTGCTTCAGGACGTATCGACCGTGGTATCGTTAAAGTCAACGACGAAATCGAAATCGTTGGTATCAAAGAAGAAACTCAAAAAGCAGTTGTTACTGGTGTTGAAATGTTCCGTAAACAACTTGACGAAGGTCTTGCCGGAGATAACGTAGGTGTACTTCTTCGTGGTGTTCAACGTGACGAAATCGAACGTGGACAAGTTATCGCTAAACCAGGTTCAATCAACCCACACACTAAATTCAAAGGTGAAGTTTACATCCTTACTAAAGAAGAAGGTGGACGTCACACTCCATTCTTCAACAACTACCGTCCACAATTCTACTTCCGTACTACTGACGTTACAGGTTCAATCGAACTTCCAGCAGGTACTGAAATGGTAATGCCTGGTGATAACGTGACAATCGACGTTGAGTTGATCCACCCAATCGCCGTAGAACAAGGTACTACATTCTCTATCCGTGAGGGTGGACGTACTGTTGGTTCAGGTATGGTTACAGAAATCGAAGCTTAATTCGATTTAGTTCCCAGAAGAACAATTATTTAAGTCAGACACTAAAAGAATCTTGCTTTGCAAGGTTCTTTTTTTAAAAAAATAAAAAGATAGACCTGATAAAGTCCAGATCCATCTAATAAGTTATTTTCAAGTGACTAGTTCGCTCCAAACACTAACATTCGATATAGTAGAGGTTTCACCAGCTGGAACCCATTTGTTAGTTCCTAAGTATCTAACTTCTAGTTTACGAACATTTACTATGTAAGATGCTTTTAGCCTGATGTAACCATAAGTGTAGGGTGGTACGTTATGGGATACTGAGTGATTTAAACTAAGTCAAAATCCAGACTCAGGAGCAGAAAAGCTAACAGCTGCACTTAAAGTTAGGGTAGCTCCAGCTTTTCCACCATAAGCAGTTGAACTTAGAGATCCTGATGTAGCGCTGCTCTTATAAGAGTGAGAGGAGCTAGTTCTATAGTCTGCAACACCAGTTGCATTAGAACGAGTCTGATACGTAGATTTAGACTCTAAATAGGCGTCTCTAAGTTCAGTCGTATAAAATGACAATAACTCTCCTGTGTTGATATCTTTTACAACACGATTAGATACAATTTCATAATTTGTGCAAGGATAGACATCAGCAAAAACCGTAGATGTTGTGACTAAGAAAAATAGATTTGATAGAACAGAGAAAAACAATAATTTCAATTTAATCATAAAAAAATGACTATTCTTCATGATCAAAAGATTATTTTTTCAATCCTTTGAAAGTCATAATGCAACCCGAAAGGATACTGAGAGTTCCTATAGGTCTCCAATATAGCTGCCAAAAGAATAAATTTATTCTTCCTTTCAGTGTCTCATCGGGTCCAGCATAATAGGGGTTGATGTGAAATAATAAAAAACCAAAACATAAAACTATGATTCCGGTTAAGAATAAAATGTCCTTATTTACTTTCCTCATAAAATCTCCTTTTATTTAATTTTAAGCGTTTTCTATTATTAGTATACGTCAAAAAAATAAAAAAACAAGTCTATTTATTTATTAATTTATATGGTATAATAAAATAGTTGGAGAGTTTTTTTACTACGAATCTTATGTAGTTTTACAAAAAAGAGGCTAGATAAAAACTCAATTTTAGGAGAAAATGAAGTAAAATTTCCCACAATAAAACGCATAATATCAAGGTTCAATACCTGATATTATGCGTTTTTGATTTTAAAGACTTTTTGCCCAGCCTCAATGAGGGCTTTATTTTACATAGAGTTCTTGATTTTTTAGGACAATTTCTCGTACACTTGCAAACTTCTTAAGTTTTTTGATTTCTTCTGGATGAGTGACGAGAGTGATAACGTAACCTTCCTTGCCCATACGACCAGTACGGCCAGCACGGTGAGTGTAGGTTTCGCTATCTCTAGGAACATCAAAGTTTACGACACATTCGAGGCTATCGATATCAATTCCACGAGCCAGAAGGTCTGTTGCGAGAAGTAGGGTTAGTTGCTTGTCTTTAAACTTTTCTAAGATGACTTTTCTGAACTTGACATTGACATCACTAGCGAGGGAAACAGCCAAGATATCCCGATACTGTAGTTTTTCTTCTGCACTTCCAAGGTCTGATAGGCTGTTAAAGAAGACAAGACCTCGGAAATCCTCTACATGAGCCAGTTTTCGTAGCATATCCACTCGGTGACGTTGATCTACCTGCATGTAGAAGTGCTGGATGTTGTCCAATTTTTGGTCAGAGAGATCAATGGTACGTGTGTTAGGCGCAATCTTCTTTTGGTCAAACTTGGTTGTCGCACTCATATAGACAAGTTGGTGGTCACGAGGTGCGTAGTGAGTAATTTTCTCGACAAAGTGTATCTGAGAATCATCTAGCAATTGGTCGAATTCATCCAGGATGATGGTTTCCACATTCATCATCTTGATTTTTTTCAATTTAATCAACTCAAAGATACGGCCAGGTGTTCCAATCAGAATTTCTGGTCCTTTTTTAAGACGTTCAATTTGGCGCTTCTGACTCGAACCTGATAAGAAGAGTTGGGCAGTTAAGCCGATAGCTTCAGCCCATGTTTTACACACTTCAAAAATCTGTCCAGCAAGCTCAGTATTTGGTGCTAGAATCAAGAGTTGTTGGGCTTTTTTCTTTTGTAGTCTGAGAAGACTTGGTAGAAGGTAAGCTAGGGTCTTACCAGTTCCTGTAGGGCTCACTCCTAGGAGGTTTTCTCCAGCAAGAAGGGGCTCAAATAGTTGGGTTTGAATGGGAGTGAATTCTTGGAAATCGAGTTGGTCACTCAGTTCTTGCCATTCAGTCGGTAGTTTGGTTTTCATTTTTCTGCCTCAAATCTAATGCCAGCAGTCTGGCGCATAGTATATAGTAGCTCATGAACTGAACTTGCATCTTCCAGCCAAATTTGGTAGAGATTCAGATCTGGTTGCTGGATCATGTGTGCAAATGCAGCGACTTCCTCAGTCATCGTATGAGGAGTCTGTTGGATAGGGAGTTGGACTTGATTGCCTTGATGGTCGGTAAAAATAGCTGAGCTGACATGT
The Streptococcus toyakuensis genome window above contains:
- a CDS encoding cysteine desulfurase, which produces MLDVEVIRKDFPILDQIVNDEPLVYLDNAATTQKPLAVLETINRYYENDNANVHRGVHTLAERATASYEAARETIRKFINARSTKEVLFTRGTTTSLNWVARFAEEALTEGDQVLISVMEHHSNIIPWQEACRKTGAELVYVYLNNGALDMDDFRTKLTDKVKFVSLAHASNVLGVVNPIKEITQLAHQVGAIMVVDGAQSTPHMKIDVRDLDVDFFAFSGHKMAGPTGIGVLYGKEKYLEQMSPVEFGGEMIDFVYEQSASWKELPWKFEAGTPNMAGAIGLAAAVDYLEKIGMDAIEAHEQELIAYVYPKLQAIEGLTIYGSQDLAHRSGVIAFNLGDLHPHDLATALDYEGVAVRAGHHCAQPLLQYLDVPATARASFYIYNTKADCDKLVDALQKTKEFFNGTF
- the sufU gene encoding Fe-S cluster assembly sulfur transfer protein SufU, giving the protein MALSKLDSLYMAVVADHSKNPHHQGKLEDAEQISLNNPTCGDVINLSVKFDAEGRLEDIAFLNSGCTISTASASMMTDAVLGKTKQEILELATIFSEMVQGQKDDRQDSLGDAAFLSGVAKFPQRIKCATLAWNALKKTIENQENQ
- the sufB gene encoding Fe-S cluster assembly protein SufB, encoding MAEERVEPKPIDLGEYKFGFHDDVEPVLSTGKGLNEDVIRELSAAKGEPEWMLEFRLKSYETFKKMPMQTWGADLSEIDFDDLIYYQKPSDKPARSWDEVPEKIKETFERIGIPEAERAYLAGASAQYESEVVYHNMKEEFQKLGIIFTDTDSALKEYPDLFKQYFAKLVPPTDNKLAALNSAVWSGGTFIYVPKGVKVDIPLQTYFRINNENTGQFERTLIIVDEGASVHYVEGCTAPTYSSNSLHAAIVEIFALDGAYMRYTTIQNWSDNVYNLVTKRAKAQKDATVEWIDGNLGAKTTMKYPSVYLDGEGARGTMLSIAFANAGQHQDTGAKMIHNAPHTSSSIVSKSIAKGGGKVDYRGQVTFNKNSKKSVSHIECDTIIMDDLSASDTIPFNEIHNSQVALEHEAKVSKISEEQLYYLMSRGLSESEATEMIVMGFVEPFTKELPMEYAVELNRLISYEMEGSVG
- the pbp3 gene encoding D-alanyl-D-alanine carboxypeptidase PBP3 codes for the protein MKKIILTLLSLSVIGSASTVAAQDFNIAAKHAIAVEANTGKILYEKDATQPVEIASITKLITVYLVYEALENGSITLSTPVDISDYPYKLTTNSEASNVPMEARNYTVEQLLEATLVSSANSAAIALAEKIAGSEKDFVDMMRAKLLEWGIQDATVVNTTGLNNETLGDNIYPGSKKDDENKLSAYDVAIVARNLIKKYPQVLEITKKPSSTFAGMTITSTNYMLEGMPAYRGGFDGLKTGITDKAGESFVGTTVEKGMRVITVVLNADHQDNNPYARFTATSSLMDYISSTFTLRKIVQKGDAYQDSKAPVQDGKEDTVTAVAKDDITLIERVGSQASQSIQFTPDSKAIPAPLEAGTVVGHLTYEDSDLIGQGYITTERPSFEMVAEKKVEKAFFLKVWWNQFIRFINEKL
- a CDS encoding AI-2E family transporter — encoded protein: MFRKNKLFFWTSEILLLTIIFYLWRQMGAIITPFVSVANTIMIPFLLGGFLYYLTNPIVNFLQKYFKINRIIGILLTLCAFVWGLVIGVVYLLPILINQLTSLIATSQTIYSRLQDLIVDLSTYPAFQNLDIQATIQQLNLSYVDILQNILNSVTNSVGSVLSALFSTVLIIIMTPVFLVYFLLDGNKFLPMLERTVLKRDKLHIAGLLKNLNTTIARYISGVAIDAIIIGCLAFIGYSVIGLKYALVFAIFSGLANLIPYVGPSIGLVPMIIANVFTDPHRMLIAVIYMLIIQQVDGNILYPRIVGGVMKVHPITILVLLLLSSNIYGVIGMIVAVPTYSILKEISKFLSRLYENHKIMKERERQLAK
- the tuf gene encoding elongation factor Tu; the encoded protein is MAKEKYDRSKPHVNIGTIGHVDHGKTTLTAAITTVLARRLPSAVNQPKDYASIDAAPEERERGITINTAHVEYETEKRHYAHIDAPGHADYVKNMITGAAQMDGAILVVASTDGPMPQTREHILLSRQVGVKHLIVFMNKVDLVDDEELLELVEMEIRDLLSEYDFPGDDLPVIQGSALKALEGDTKYEDIVMELMNTVDEYIPEPERDTDKPLLLPVEDVFSITGRGTVASGRIDRGIVKVNDEIEIVGIKEETQKAVVTGVEMFRKQLDEGLAGDNVGVLLRGVQRDEIERGQVIAKPGSINPHTKFKGEVYILTKEEGGRHTPFFNNYRPQFYFRTTDVTGSIELPAGTEMVMPGDNVTIDVELIHPIAVEQGTTFSIREGGRTVGSGMVTEIEA
- a CDS encoding DEAD/DEAH box helicase; this encodes MKTKLPTEWQELSDQLDFQEFTPIQTQLFEPLLAGENLLGVSPTGTGKTLAYLLPSLLRLQKKKAQQLLILAPNTELAGQIFEVCKTWAEAIGLTAQLFLSGSSQKRQIERLKKGPEILIGTPGRIFELIKLKKIKMMNVETIILDEFDQLLDDSQIHFVEKITHYAPRDHQLVYMSATTKFDQKKIAPNTRTIDLSDQKLDNIQHFYMQVDQRHRVDMLRKLAHVEDFRGLVFFNSLSDLGSAEEKLQYRDILAVSLASDVNVKFRKVILEKFKDKQLTLLLATDLLARGIDIDSLECVVNFDVPRDSETYTHRAGRTGRMGKEGYVITLVTHPEEIKKLKKFASVREIVLKNQELYVK